Proteins encoded in a region of the Isosphaeraceae bacterium EP7 genome:
- a CDS encoding GDSL-type esterase/lipase family protein: MDVQRRTRPRPGRAGSFLISGLTLVGLALAAGSHASAAPPALAVQKGDHIAFIGNTVVDRMQHDGWLETLLQARFPGDELVIRNMGFSADELTIRLRSKDFGTPDEWLARTKSDVVFAFFGSNEAYGDPATYRQDLDAFVKHTLAQAYAGKGAPRLVLFSPIAHEGAKGRPLPDGAAHNALLEKVTAATAEVAKANGVAYVDLYHPSLKLFAESAEPLTINGIHPNEEGNRQLAKVIDGALFGEPAPAVDAKALDAIRAAVLEKNHYWFNRYRVVDGYSTYGGRADLKFTDGQTNRVVMDRELEVLDLMTANRDKAVWAAANGKTLAVDDSNTPPFIPVKTNKPGEGPNGEHIFLDGDAAIGKMTVGKDFNINLFASEKQFPDLAKPVQMSFDPAGRLWVAVWPTYPHWKPKESMNDKIIILEDTDGDGRADKQTTFADGLHCPTGFEFVPGGVLVAQQPDLMLLKDTNGDDKADVRTRVLHGLDSADTHHAANSFRLDPGGSVYFQEGTFHHTQVETPYGPPVRCVNAGVYRYEPRTQKFEVYVSYGFANPHGHSFDRWGQDFITDGTGAVNYFAAAFSGHVDYPRKHPGMKPFFPQRTRPCPGTEIVSSKHFPDEMQGNYLVGNVIGFQGILNYKMRDEESGFGAEEVEPIVSSSDPNFRPSDLEMGPDGALYFLDWQNPIIGHMQHNLRDPGRDRIHGRIYRVTAKGRPLSISPKIAGEPLPKLFDLLKETEDRVRYRVKLEIGDRKTEDVLAALGPWVAGLDKADPDYEHNLLEALWVKQNHDSVDVDLLKQLLAARDYRARAAATRVLCYWRDRVPGALGLLKTLAADAYPRVRLEAVRAASFFTSPEAIEVALISAEQPSDYYLDYVRAETLKTLEPYWRKALAEGRPVEFSSEAGARFFLKGVGTDDLLKMKRSVAVASEILLRGGVDTATRGQALADLAKARGVSRVHALIESLKARDGLEPNARSASLAELAGLLTDVPQADLAGVRKDLEGLATGAARPDTRQLGFAALVDADGSAEAAWTLATKSASALREFLAAIPLVRDAKVRESLYPRVEGLLKALPAPLASTNAGKGVVGRYVRVELPGPRRTLTLAEVEVISDGRNVARSGKASQKNTANGGVAARAIDGKTSGAYNDNGQTHSEEGTDSPWWEVDLGADVPIDSIVIHNRVDGELGRRLLGYTLKVLDSGRKLAFEKAGQPAPEPKATLTLEGNAGDVVRRAAMLALTSIPGHEERTFRSLSALARAGVDRDAAVLALGRLPKATWPKDEAGPLLDSLAAALAALPAADRTTPQALEALQLGDQLTGLLPKDAARAARARLGALGVRIIKIGTVYEQMRYDLDTIAVQAGKPVQIVFANIDAMPHNFVVVQPGSLETVGQLGEAQATQPDAVARQYVPVSDKILISSRMIQQGESQKLDFKAPETPGVYPYVCTYPGHWRRMFGAMRVVENLDDYLADPEGYLAANPLAVKDELLKLSTTRKEWTYEELAAAVTPVAHGRSFTVAKQVFRKSSCVSCHQLGGEGVPIGPDLTKLDAKLTPADLLKSMLEPSAKIDDAYAQFLFDTESGQLVSGLVVEETADAFKVVENPLAKATPLVVKKSDVVARKRLNTSIMPKGLLDTLNREEILDLIAYIVAKGDKAHPLFKGGHEGHGNAH, translated from the coding sequence ATGGACGTCCAACGTCGAACACGGCCGCGCCCTGGCCGCGCCGGCTCGTTCCTGATATCGGGCCTGACACTCGTCGGCCTGGCCCTCGCGGCCGGGTCGCACGCGTCGGCGGCCCCCCCCGCGCTCGCGGTTCAGAAGGGAGACCACATCGCCTTCATCGGCAACACCGTGGTCGACCGGATGCAGCACGACGGCTGGCTGGAGACGCTGCTCCAGGCCCGGTTCCCCGGCGATGAGCTGGTCATCCGCAACATGGGCTTCTCGGCCGACGAGCTGACCATCCGACTGCGGTCGAAGGACTTCGGCACGCCCGACGAGTGGCTGGCCCGCACCAAGTCCGACGTGGTCTTCGCCTTCTTCGGCTCGAACGAAGCGTACGGCGACCCGGCGACGTATCGCCAGGATCTCGACGCCTTCGTCAAGCATACGCTCGCCCAGGCGTATGCCGGGAAGGGGGCGCCGCGGCTGGTCCTGTTCTCGCCCATCGCGCACGAGGGGGCCAAGGGCCGGCCGCTGCCCGACGGCGCGGCGCACAATGCCCTGCTGGAGAAGGTGACCGCCGCGACGGCCGAAGTGGCCAAGGCCAACGGCGTCGCGTATGTCGACCTGTATCACCCGTCGCTCAAGCTGTTCGCCGAGTCGGCCGAGCCGCTGACGATCAACGGGATCCACCCCAATGAGGAGGGGAACCGGCAACTGGCGAAGGTCATCGACGGCGCCCTCTTCGGCGAGCCCGCCCCGGCGGTCGACGCCAAGGCGCTGGACGCGATCAGGGCGGCGGTCCTGGAGAAGAACCACTACTGGTTCAACCGCTACCGGGTGGTCGACGGCTACTCGACCTACGGCGGCCGGGCCGACCTGAAGTTCACCGACGGCCAGACCAATCGCGTCGTCATGGACCGCGAGCTGGAAGTGCTCGACCTGATGACGGCCAACCGCGACAAGGCGGTCTGGGCGGCGGCCAACGGCAAGACGCTGGCCGTCGACGACTCGAACACGCCGCCGTTCATCCCGGTGAAGACCAACAAGCCGGGCGAAGGCCCCAACGGCGAGCACATCTTCCTGGATGGCGACGCGGCCATCGGCAAGATGACGGTTGGCAAAGACTTCAACATCAACCTGTTCGCCTCGGAGAAGCAGTTCCCCGACCTGGCCAAGCCGGTGCAGATGTCGTTCGACCCCGCCGGCCGCCTGTGGGTGGCCGTCTGGCCGACGTACCCTCACTGGAAGCCCAAGGAGTCGATGAATGACAAGATCATCATCCTTGAGGACACCGACGGCGACGGCCGGGCCGACAAGCAGACGACCTTCGCCGACGGGCTGCATTGCCCCACCGGCTTCGAGTTCGTCCCCGGCGGCGTGCTGGTGGCCCAGCAGCCCGACCTGATGCTGCTGAAGGACACGAACGGCGACGACAAGGCCGACGTCCGGACCCGCGTGCTGCACGGGCTCGACTCGGCAGACACCCACCACGCGGCCAACAGCTTCAGGCTCGACCCGGGCGGGTCGGTCTACTTCCAGGAGGGGACCTTCCACCACACCCAGGTCGAGACCCCCTACGGCCCGCCCGTCCGCTGCGTCAATGCGGGTGTTTATCGCTATGAGCCCCGCACCCAGAAGTTCGAGGTCTACGTCTCCTACGGGTTCGCCAACCCCCACGGGCACTCGTTCGACCGCTGGGGCCAGGACTTCATCACCGACGGCACCGGCGCGGTGAACTACTTCGCCGCGGCCTTCTCGGGGCACGTCGACTATCCCCGCAAGCACCCCGGTATGAAGCCATTCTTCCCCCAGCGCACGCGGCCCTGCCCGGGCACCGAGATCGTCTCCAGCAAGCACTTCCCCGACGAGATGCAGGGCAACTACCTGGTCGGCAACGTGATCGGGTTCCAGGGGATCTTGAACTACAAGATGCGCGACGAGGAGTCGGGCTTCGGCGCCGAGGAGGTCGAGCCGATCGTCTCGTCGAGCGACCCGAACTTCCGCCCGTCCGACCTGGAGATGGGCCCCGACGGGGCGCTCTACTTCCTGGACTGGCAGAACCCGATCATCGGCCACATGCAGCACAACCTCCGCGACCCGGGCCGCGACCGGATTCACGGCCGGATCTACCGGGTGACGGCCAAGGGACGCCCGCTGTCCATCAGCCCGAAGATCGCCGGCGAGCCGCTGCCGAAGCTGTTCGACCTGCTGAAGGAGACCGAAGACCGGGTCCGCTACCGGGTGAAGCTGGAGATCGGCGACCGCAAGACCGAGGACGTGCTGGCCGCGCTCGGGCCGTGGGTCGCGGGCCTGGACAAGGCCGACCCCGACTACGAGCACAACCTGCTGGAGGCCCTCTGGGTCAAGCAGAACCACGACTCGGTGGATGTTGACCTGTTGAAGCAGCTGCTGGCGGCCCGCGACTACCGGGCCCGCGCCGCGGCCACGCGCGTGCTCTGCTACTGGCGCGACCGCGTGCCGGGCGCCCTGGGCCTGCTGAAGACCCTGGCCGCCGATGCCTACCCGAGGGTGAGGCTGGAAGCCGTGCGGGCCGCGAGCTTCTTCACCTCGCCCGAGGCGATCGAGGTGGCCTTGATCTCGGCCGAGCAGCCGTCGGATTATTACCTCGATTACGTCCGCGCCGAGACCCTCAAGACGCTGGAGCCCTACTGGCGCAAGGCGCTCGCCGAAGGCCGGCCGGTCGAGTTCAGCAGCGAGGCGGGGGCCCGGTTCTTCCTGAAGGGAGTGGGCACCGACGACCTCCTGAAGATGAAGCGATCGGTGGCCGTCGCCTCCGAGATCCTGCTGAGAGGCGGGGTCGACACGGCAACCCGCGGGCAGGCTCTGGCCGACCTGGCGAAGGCCCGTGGAGTGAGCCGCGTCCATGCGTTGATCGAGTCATTGAAGGCCCGCGACGGCCTGGAGCCGAACGCCAGGTCGGCCAGCCTGGCCGAGCTGGCCGGGCTGCTGACCGACGTGCCGCAGGCCGATCTGGCTGGCGTGCGCAAGGATCTTGAAGGGCTGGCGACGGGCGCCGCCCGCCCCGACACGCGTCAGCTCGGCTTCGCCGCGCTGGTCGACGCCGATGGCTCGGCCGAGGCGGCCTGGACGCTGGCGACGAAGTCGGCGTCCGCGCTCCGCGAGTTTCTCGCCGCGATCCCCCTGGTGCGTGACGCCAAGGTGCGCGAGTCGCTCTACCCGCGAGTCGAGGGGCTCTTGAAGGCCCTGCCCGCCCCCTTGGCCTCGACGAACGCCGGCAAGGGAGTCGTCGGTCGATATGTCCGGGTCGAGCTTCCGGGGCCGCGTCGGACCCTGACGCTGGCCGAGGTCGAAGTGATCAGCGACGGCCGGAACGTCGCGCGATCGGGCAAGGCGAGCCAGAAGAACACGGCCAACGGCGGCGTGGCCGCCCGCGCGATCGACGGCAAGACGTCCGGTGCCTACAACGACAACGGCCAGACGCACTCCGAGGAGGGGACTGACTCCCCCTGGTGGGAGGTCGACCTGGGCGCGGACGTGCCGATCGACTCGATCGTCATCCACAACCGCGTGGATGGGGAACTCGGCCGGCGGCTACTCGGGTACACGCTCAAGGTGCTCGACTCAGGGCGCAAGCTCGCCTTCGAGAAGGCGGGCCAGCCGGCCCCCGAGCCGAAGGCGACCCTGACCCTGGAGGGGAATGCCGGAGACGTGGTGAGACGGGCCGCGATGCTGGCCCTGACGTCAATCCCTGGTCATGAGGAGCGGACCTTCCGTTCGCTCTCCGCGCTGGCCCGAGCCGGGGTCGACCGCGACGCCGCCGTGCTGGCGCTCGGCCGTCTGCCCAAGGCGACCTGGCCGAAGGACGAGGCGGGCCCGCTGCTCGACTCGCTGGCAGCCGCCCTGGCGGCCCTGCCCGCCGCCGACAGGACCACGCCGCAGGCCCTGGAAGCCCTGCAACTGGGCGACCAGCTCACGGGCCTGCTGCCCAAGGACGCCGCCCGCGCCGCCCGAGCCAGGCTGGGCGCGCTGGGGGTGCGGATCATCAAGATCGGCACTGTCTACGAGCAGATGCGGTACGACCTGGATACCATCGCGGTGCAGGCCGGCAAGCCGGTGCAGATCGTCTTCGCCAACATCGACGCCATGCCGCACAACTTCGTCGTCGTGCAGCCCGGCTCGCTGGAAACCGTCGGCCAGCTGGGCGAGGCGCAGGCCACCCAGCCCGATGCCGTCGCCCGGCAATATGTCCCCGTCAGCGACAAGATCCTGATCTCCAGCCGGATGATCCAGCAGGGAGAGTCGCAGAAGCTCGACTTCAAGGCGCCCGAGACGCCCGGCGTCTATCCGTACGTCTGCACCTATCCGGGCCACTGGCGGCGGATGTTCGGCGCGATGCGGGTGGTGGAGAACCTGGATGACTACCTCGCCGACCCCGAGGGCTACCTGGCCGCCAACCCCCTGGCGGTGAAGGATGAGCTGCTGAAGCTGAGCACGACCCGCAAGGAGTGGACCTATGAGGAGCTGGCCGCGGCGGTGACCCCGGTCGCGCACGGCCGTTCGTTCACGGTGGCCAAGCAGGTCTTCCGCAAGTCGAGCTGCGTGTCATGCCACCAGCTTGGCGGCGAAGGGGTGCCCATCGGCCCCGACCTGACCAAGCTCGATGCCAAGCTGACGCCTGCCGACCTGCTCAAGAGCATGCTGGAGCCCTCGGCCAAGATCGACGACGCGTATGCCCAGT